The following are encoded together in the Raphanus sativus cultivar WK10039 unplaced genomic scaffold, ASM80110v3 Scaffold3173, whole genome shotgun sequence genome:
- the LOC130506385 gene encoding uncharacterized protein LOC130506385: MPNIANLDFEPLSVKGDNYLQWALDIEISLGAKGLEECIVEGNESSKKDNAKALMMIRHHIEESLKAQYLTVSNPYELWKELKSRYNHQKTVILPEAMYEWTHLRIQDFKSVNEYNSALFRIVSKMRLCGEKITDKQLLEKTYQTMSSSNMLLQQQYRQKGFKTYSALIACLLLAEQNNELLMKNNDLRPPGTKPVPDAHHASKEGKNNSEANHVQYDQRGRGSSFGRGRGRGGQWRGRGRGGYGRGRYNPYERPNQSSNGRGRGRGNGSTTRPQNTGNSVCHRCGVSNHWAKNCRTPKHLVDLYQESIKGKNPEAHMVYKDGEDDFDHDKDDLMEYETSDILKNDQVD, from the coding sequence ATGCCAAACATTGCAAACTTGGATTTTGAACCCCTAAGTGTAAAGGGTGACAATTACCTTCAGTGGGCTTTAGACATTGAAATCTCCCTCGGAGCCAAAGGCCTAGAGGAGTGTATTGTCGAAGGAAATGAATCAAGTAAGAAAGACAATGCTAAAGCCCTCATGATGATTCGCCATCACATTGAGGAGAGCTTGAAAGCTCAATATCTCACAGTGAGCAATCCATACGAGTTATGGAAAGAGTTGAAATCGAGATATAATCACCAAAAGACTGTGATCCTTCCGGAAGCCATGTATGAATGGACTCATCTCAGGATTCAAGACTTTAAGTCTGTGAATGAATATAACTCAGCCTTGTTCAGGATAGTCTCAAAGATGAGACTATGTGGCGAGAAAATAACTGATAAGCAGCTACTGGAAAAGACTTATCAGACAATGTCATCAAGCAACATGTTGCTCCAGCAACAATATAGGCAGAAAGGTTTCAAGACCTACAGTGCTCTCATAGCCTGCCTATTGCTTGCTGAACAGAATAATGAGTTGCTTATGAAGAATAATGACCTGAGACCACCCGGAACCAAACCTGTTCCTGATGCACATCATGCCTCAAAAGAAGGTAAGAACAACTCCGAAGCTAACCATGTCCAATATGACCAAAGGGGTCGCGGTTCCTCATTTGGAAGAGGTCGCGGCCGTGGAGGTCAGTGGCGAGGACGTGGACGTGGTGGCTATGGGAGAGGGCGTTACAACCCTTATGAGCGCCCAAACCAGTCCAGCAATGGGCGTGGTAGAGGCAGAGGCAATGGGTCGACTACTCGACCACAGAATACAGGAAACTCAGTGTGTCATAGGTGCGGAGTATCTAACCATTGGGCAAAGAACTGCCGAACCCCAAAACACCTGGTTGATCTCTACCAAGAGAGCATCAAAGGCAAGAACCCGGAGGCTCACATGGTATACAAGGATGGCGAGGATGACTTTGATCATGACAAGGATGATCTCATGGAATATGAGACTTCAGACATTCTGAAAAATGACCAAGTTGATTAA